Part of the Odocoileus virginianus isolate 20LAN1187 ecotype Illinois chromosome 9, Ovbor_1.2, whole genome shotgun sequence genome, TGTAAATGTAGGTGATACAGGTGTCAGCGTAAATAACAGAGGTGTTGAAGATGATGCAGGTGCAGAAAATGTAGATGTGGGGTGGATATACATGCAGATGATCCAGACAAATGCAGATGGCAGAGTAGGTGTCAGACATAGATGTAGAGGCAGGTGTAGGTGTAGATGATACAGATGTAGGTTAGGTGATGTGGGTGTAGCTATATGTAGGTGTAGTAAACTACATGTAGGTATAGTGTAGATGTACACATACAGATGCTGTAGACACAGATGTGGACATAAGTATACGTGTAGGTGCAGACACGGTCACATAGATGAACATGGAGGAAACGGAGAGTAGCTGATGCAGGTGTAGATGTGAATGAGgctgagacagagacagagacacttGCCAGCAGAGTTCACGTCCCAATGCATCATGCAGAGGAGACCAGACAGCCTGCTGGCAGCCACAGAACTGACTGGCCAGGTGCTCAGAGTCACCATGGCAGCAGCAGTAATAATATCAACTGCTCTGAGCTCTGGTCCAATTCCAGGTACTGTGCAGGCATCTCGCCTGCAGCATCTCAATAACCATCACCTGGTCATCCTTTCAGCTAAGACATTCCTGTCCCCAGAGACCTGTGGAGCTGAAAGGCACCTTGACATCCAAACACTCCCATGGTCATCTTCAtcacctctcccctcctcccaccatcaCTCACACCAGAGCCCATATCTCTGTTGCAAACCCattcatcctctgcctcccccactgCCATTCCAGACCCGTGAGGTCCTGGATATGGGGGTctgcttctggtggctcagacagtaaacaatctgcctgcaatgggtcaggaagatcccctggagaacagaatggctacccactccagtatccttgcctggagaatcccatggacagagaaacctggcgggctatagtccagggggtcacaaagagtcagacacgactgatcaactaacactttcactttccggCCACACACCCTACAGCCTGGAACTGGCACATGGAAAAACGTGGAGCAAGTAAGTGGTTCTGTACCCACAGGCTCTGCCCACCCCGACCCCACCTGTTGCCTTCATTCTCGATGACGCGATGATACCGGTCCAACTCGTTCCTCAGAGTCTGCTGGGCGACCACCAGCTGCCGGCAGTCATAGGATgacctctccaggctcctctccgcCTCTTCAATCTCCTTCTGCAGGGTGTCGATCTGCTCATTGTAGAGCTGAATCTCCTTATCACACTTGTGGGCATCTCTGACAGCTTCTTCCAGGACCGCGGTCTGCAGGCAGAGACACGGTCAGGAGGAAACCCAGCCATCCTCTCCCTTCAGACACAGACGTGGCAGTGGAGAATCCAGACGGCGTACCCAGTTGTATTTGTCTTGTTGGTTTGTTTCTCTGTCAGCAGAGAATCTTTAAGCCACAGAAGGATGTGACAACTGAACCCCTTCCCCTGATGCTTGTATCAGCACCCCCGGAAATCAGCCTTTAGCGGAGCCCCCGACCCAAGGCAGTAGGAAGATGagaaactcagaaaataaaaactgctgtCCCTGGACTGACATGTACAACTCAGAGTGCATTCTTCATACTTTACTGAGGTAGCATGAAAAAGCAGCAAAAAGAAGAACATGGACTAAAGAGGTAAGATGCTATAATCATTAAAGGGAGGGGTGAGACATTTCCTTCATCTTATTCAATCACTATGGCACTTTAATTTTCTCCTGATTTCTGACCAGTAGAGTTACATATATGTTTTGATAGctaaaatgtgtgtgtttgtgtgcactgGCACTTAAGTAAAATAACTTCAGAGAAACGCTACTTTTATATTAAAGCAGGACAAGTTCAAATTAAAGtaggaaaatgaacagagattccTCATCTTCACTTTAAGAGCTGTGACAACCCACAAGCAGCCACAAGCTGCTTACTTATTTACAAGCGAACTTATTTACAAGCTCAGTACAAGCTCACTTTCCCACGGAGGAAAGATCTAACAGGCGTGGTCAGTCCTCAAAAGCAAAGTAAAACGTGTAGACTGAAACCCATTGCATCTGGAAGAGCGCTTGTAAAACTCCGACATGCATATGAACCACCGGAGGATATGGTTTTGCTCAGATTCTGACTCAGCAGCTCCAGTGGGACCGGAGGGGCCGGGTTTCTAAGTGGCTCCTCGGGAGAGGaaaacccaggaaatgaacccattttgcagctctcctggagaaaacagaaccagGTAGGAAAAGTGCAGAGGCGCAGACAGGAAAATGAGCCAGTGGGGCGCTGGGGcagggggagcggggaggggggcggggggggcgggggtcgAGGGTCAGAGAGCCCTCCCAGACCCCAAGGTGCTCACCGCAGGCTTCCCTGCACTTCACACTGTAAGCCTGGCTTCAAGTAAGAGGGGCTCCGTGAGACGCTGCTCATCTGGCCCCTTGGTCCCCCTCGACCTAccgccttcctcccctcctcctgtttCTCCCACACTCCACCCTTTACTTGTCTTCCTTGACCAGCCTAGTCCGTTCCTGCCCCAGAAAAGGCACGGAAGTAATAAACCCACCGGGCTCATATTTCTCGGTTCTTTCACCTGTCCTGGAGATGAAAGGTGCTCAGAGTCAGGGTGATGTGCGTGGTTGAGACAGCGAAACCACCTACCAAGACTGTGGGTTGGGCTTTGCTAGCCGGCACCGCCCTGGAATGGGCGGGGCCGGGACCCTTTGGGGGCGGGGCTTGGGGTAGCTGGCCCCGTTTCCCGGGTGACGGCCGCGCGGAAGGGGCGGGGCTAGGGCCTCCAGGTTCCCGGGGCCGCGACCTGAAACTGTGGCCTCTGAGAGTTGATCAGCAGCAGAGCAGAAGAGAGCGCCAGAGGCCAGCGGCTCTGGACCAAGCAACTCTAGTCGTGGGGACGGGCGGCAGAAGGGAATGAGGTTTGGGTGAGGCCGGTCCGAGTGACGGGCTGGGGGCGTGGCCTGTGAGACCCGGACGCGGGCGAGGCGTGAGTGGGTGTGCCCGGCCCTGGGCTACTGACTAGCAGTATACCAGTAACCCAGCGCTCCGAGCTGTGGTCGCACAGGTCCAAGGGTGCGACCGCACCTCTGGGGGCGCAGCGGCGCGGGCGGGCCATGCCTGGGGACTCGC contains:
- the LOC110138009 gene encoding filensin-like, encoding MSPTAVLEEAVRDAHKCDKEIQLYNEQIDTLQKEIEEAERSLERSSYDCRQLVVAQQTLRNELDRYHRVIENEGNRSHQGCAAKPRLKGLPRTF